In the genome of Sorangium aterium, one region contains:
- a CDS encoding serine/threonine protein kinase, with translation MQERTASAAGGAPPSTAGNAPELLPKQFGKYTLLSKLSSGGMAEIFLALHRSSFGFEKLVVIKRILPSMNQDPSLIDMLLHEARVAATLSHPNVVQTFDAGQVDRTYFIAMEHIHGEDVGSIVREAAERDPGGIPLEHALSVILGVCAGLAYIHDKRGLDGTPLGIVHRDISPRNVVVSYTGDVKIVDFGIARSGLGDVEEQKENVLMGKFAYMAPEHVAGDRIDHRADIFAAGVVLFEMTTGKRLFKGGTQMRTLLQIHGSEYPLPSSIKPGYPKGLEKIVLRALEKRREDRYQSAREMHAAIEELIRDERIPVSPMGLTAWMESLFRDKLARHKEALLGVRQLIDVIAARSSAGRWR, from the coding sequence ATGCAAGAGCGTACCGCGTCGGCCGCGGGCGGCGCGCCGCCGAGCACGGCCGGAAACGCACCTGAGCTCTTGCCGAAACAGTTCGGCAAATACACGCTCCTGTCGAAGCTCTCGTCAGGGGGCATGGCGGAGATCTTCCTCGCGCTGCATCGCTCGTCTTTCGGCTTCGAGAAGCTCGTCGTGATCAAGCGCATCCTGCCCTCGATGAACCAGGATCCGTCGTTGATCGACATGCTGCTCCACGAGGCGCGCGTCGCGGCGACGCTCTCGCATCCCAACGTCGTTCAGACGTTCGACGCCGGGCAGGTGGACAGGACGTATTTCATCGCGATGGAGCACATCCACGGCGAGGACGTCGGCTCGATCGTGCGCGAGGCGGCGGAGCGCGACCCGGGAGGGATCCCGCTCGAGCACGCGCTCAGCGTCATCCTCGGCGTCTGCGCGGGGCTCGCGTACATCCATGACAAACGCGGCCTCGACGGTACGCCGCTCGGCATCGTCCACAGGGACATCTCGCCGCGCAATGTGGTCGTGAGCTACACGGGCGACGTGAAGATCGTCGACTTCGGCATCGCGCGGAGCGGGCTCGGCGACGTCGAGGAGCAGAAAGAGAACGTGCTGATGGGCAAGTTCGCCTACATGGCCCCGGAGCACGTGGCGGGGGATCGCATCGACCATCGCGCGGACATCTTCGCCGCCGGCGTGGTCCTGTTCGAGATGACGACGGGCAAACGGCTGTTCAAGGGCGGTACCCAGATGCGGACGCTCCTCCAGATCCACGGGTCGGAGTATCCCCTCCCGAGCTCCATCAAGCCCGGCTACCCGAAGGGGCTGGAGAAGATCGTCCTGCGCGCGCTCGAGAAGCGGCGCGAGGATCGCTACCAGTCTGCCCGCGAGATGCACGCGGCGATCGAGGAGCTCATCCGCGACGAGCGCATCCCCGTCTCGCCGATGGGCCTCACGGCATGGATGGAGTCGCTCTTCCGGGACAAGCTCGCTCGCCACAAGGAGGCGCTCCTCGGCGTCAGGCAGCTCATCGACGTGATCGCGGCGCGCAGCAGCGCTGGTCGCTGGAGATGA